A portion of the Adhaeribacter radiodurans genome contains these proteins:
- a CDS encoding GNAT family N-acetyltransferase: MPSPLITYRTGNEIDLNEMLALYEASTLGERRPIHDRARMQAMLQHANLVITAWAGVQLVGISRALSDFAFVTYLSDLAVHRDFQKQGIGKELIKQTQLAGGPNAKIILLAAPAAEQYYPHIGFTHHPQAWMLSGNAEIK; encoded by the coding sequence ATGCCAAGTCCACTTATTACTTACCGCACTGGAAATGAAATAGATTTAAATGAAATGCTGGCTTTGTACGAAGCCTCTACCTTGGGCGAACGCCGTCCCATTCACGATCGGGCCCGAATGCAGGCTATGCTGCAACACGCTAATTTAGTAATTACAGCTTGGGCTGGAGTGCAGTTGGTAGGAATTTCGCGGGCACTCTCCGATTTTGCTTTTGTTACCTATTTATCTGATTTAGCGGTACACCGCGATTTTCAAAAACAAGGCATTGGCAAAGAGCTGATAAAACAAACTCAACTGGCTGGCGGACCAAACGCCAAGATTATTTTGCTGGCCGCTCCGGCAGCGGAACAGTATTATCCGCACATTGGATTTACGCACCATCCGCAAGCCTGGATGTTAAGCGGTAATGCAGAAATTAAATAA
- a CDS encoding magnesium citrate secondary transporter translates to MKILRNPVFITAAITFWVTYTLEHFKIFTLPFVHHYLDDLLAMPVILTLAVAVQRQWVYRSPQYTLSKAQIIFAVLYVSVLFEGILPAFSAKYTRDVWDVSAYIFGAWVFYRFINQRQSIPLRPQP, encoded by the coding sequence ATGAAAATTTTGCGTAATCCGGTTTTCATAACAGCAGCAATAACTTTCTGGGTTACGTATACGCTGGAGCATTTCAAAATTTTTACCTTGCCCTTTGTTCATCATTATCTCGACGATTTATTGGCTATGCCGGTAATTTTAACTTTGGCAGTAGCTGTGCAGCGGCAATGGGTTTACCGGAGTCCTCAATATACGCTCTCTAAAGCTCAAATTATTTTTGCGGTGTTGTATGTAAGTGTTTTGTTTGAAGGCATTTTGCCAGCATTCTCGGCCAAGTATACCCGCGACGTTTGGGATGTTTCGGCTTATATTTTTGGTGCCTGGGTATTTTACCGGTTTATTAATCAGCGGCAATCAATACCTTTACGGCCACAACCCTAA
- a CDS encoding LysR family transcriptional regulator, which produces MELRHLLYFKTVAEELHFRKAASKLHISQPPLSRQIKELEEELGVVLFNRSNKQVSLTPAGQFFKKEIDQIFSQLEESKNLLKQIHGAITTQLRIGYISSTYQAHLVNILKKLHTELPFTKTRLYEVPTVKQIKALEEGKLDVGIMRAPVSSEKLKTITLFQDPFTVVFRQNSIELPGQEAVSQYLKHQPFIFFNQDYAPDYYRKLVEICQRLGFYPDVVHEANNIHSILQLVESGLGVSIVPASVKAQCTSLKLSFYDLNYLPITTEVVLAYKPSSSNQAVEWFIQQYTAKYKQA; this is translated from the coding sequence ATGGAGTTGCGCCATTTACTTTATTTTAAAACAGTAGCCGAAGAACTTCATTTCCGGAAAGCTGCTTCTAAATTACACATCTCGCAACCACCTCTAAGCCGGCAAATTAAAGAGCTGGAAGAAGAGTTAGGCGTAGTTCTGTTTAATCGTAGCAATAAGCAAGTAAGCCTTACTCCGGCAGGTCAGTTTTTCAAAAAGGAAATCGATCAGATTTTCTCGCAACTCGAAGAAAGCAAAAACCTGCTAAAACAAATTCACGGGGCTATAACTACTCAGTTGCGCATTGGCTATATCAGTTCTACCTATCAGGCGCATTTAGTAAATATTTTAAAAAAACTGCACACAGAATTACCCTTCACCAAAACCCGCCTCTACGAAGTACCTACGGTTAAACAAATTAAAGCGCTGGAAGAAGGCAAATTAGATGTAGGCATTATGCGCGCTCCGGTAAGCTCCGAAAAACTAAAAACGATAACCTTGTTTCAGGATCCTTTTACGGTCGTTTTCCGCCAAAATTCAATAGAGTTGCCTGGTCAGGAAGCAGTAAGCCAATATTTAAAACACCAACCATTTATTTTCTTTAACCAGGATTACGCTCCCGATTATTACCGGAAATTAGTAGAAATATGCCAGCGTTTAGGCTTTTACCCCGATGTAGTACACGAAGCCAATAACATCCATTCTATTCTCCAATTAGTAGAAAGTGGTTTGGGCGTTTCTATTGTTCCCGCTTCGGTAAAAGCCCAATGTACTTCGCTAAAACTTTCTTTTTACGATTTAAATTACTTACCCATTACTACAGAAGTAGTATTAGCCTATAAGCCGTCGTCGTCTAATCAGGCGGTAGAATGGTTTATTCAGCAGTACACAGCTAAGTATAAACAGGCCTGA
- a CDS encoding shikimate dehydrogenase family protein, with the protein MKEYGLIGFPLSHSFSQKYFTEKFLTENIQDSRYELFELTNIQQFPDLIRSRQLCGLNVTIPYKQAIIPFLDELEPVAASIGAINVIKFEKGKLKGFNSDYQGFLQSLQNFYPNYAQAQALVLGNGGAAKAVMAALNHLKVTYKLVSRNPTTEQLSYEQLTADVLQAFPLIINTTPLGTYPKVDTCPPILYEALSINHYLYDLVYNPAETIFLKRGKEAGAKTKNGYEMLCLQAEVAWQIWNS; encoded by the coding sequence ATGAAAGAATACGGACTTATTGGCTTTCCCTTGAGCCATTCTTTTTCACAGAAATATTTTACCGAAAAATTCTTAACCGAAAACATTCAGGATAGCCGCTATGAGCTATTTGAATTAACCAATATTCAGCAATTTCCGGATCTTATTCGTAGTAGGCAGTTGTGCGGGCTTAATGTTACTATCCCGTATAAACAAGCCATTATTCCTTTTTTAGATGAACTGGAACCAGTAGCGGCTAGCATAGGAGCCATTAATGTTATTAAATTCGAAAAAGGTAAATTAAAAGGCTTTAACTCTGATTACCAGGGATTTTTGCAATCGCTGCAGAATTTTTATCCAAACTATGCGCAAGCCCAGGCGTTAGTTTTAGGGAATGGTGGCGCCGCTAAAGCAGTAATGGCCGCCCTCAACCACTTAAAAGTAACCTACAAACTAGTTTCCCGCAATCCCACAACGGAGCAGTTAAGTTACGAGCAGCTAACGGCTGATGTACTCCAGGCTTTTCCTCTGATTATTAATACCACGCCCCTGGGTACGTATCCTAAGGTGGATACCTGTCCGCCTATTTTGTACGAAGCCCTTTCTATTAATCATTATTTATACGATTTAGTTTATAATCCTGCCGAAACCATATTTTTGAAGCGGGGAAAGGAAGCGGGCGCTAAAACTAAAAACGGCTACGAAATGCTTTGCCTGCAAGCCGAAGTTGCCTGGCAAATCTGGAATAGTTAA
- a CDS encoding B12-binding domain-containing radical SAM protein: MLTAPKILLITSPLTQLNTPYPATAYLKGFLQQYNYQVTQADFGLELVLKIFSRSGLTRVFNAIEQQNLPLSDNSKRMVRLKRFYLATIEPTIHFLQNTDTTLAQQICYNGFLPEASRFDQIGDLEVAFGAMGINDKARHLATLYLEDLGDLIKETICPHFGFSRYAEKLALSATSFEPLQQALTDKPNLVDAFLLELVAERMQQVQPDLVGFSVPFPGNLYGALRCAQYIKEQYPGVKTLMGGGYPNTELRSLNEPRFFDYIDFVTLDDGEGPWLKLLEYLQGKRTVELLQRTFLRKNGEVKYYNGCQDANIPHTEVGTPDYSDLPLNKYLSVIEVMNPMHRLWSDGRWNKLTVAHGCYWKRCSFCDVTLDYIARYETAPATLLVDRIEAIVAQTGQTGFHFVDEAAPPLALRDLAIELIRRGVKITWWGNIRFEKTFTPDICRLLAASGCIAVSGGLEVASDRLLAKMEKGVTIAQVARVTEGFTQAGIMVHAYLMYGFPTQTAQETIDSLEVVRQLFWHNVIQSGFWHRFSMTAHSPVGKNPEKYGVRKIGPPVGIFANNDLWHDDPQGCDHELFGAGLAKAIYNYMHGIGLEEPLSFWFDFKVARTTISPQLIAQAIATPSKPDSEKQNLRVLWLGNLPELEIITVNKKGKKTEQALLTFYEKAEDFQIRTTPVIGQWLMEMLSQVSSEQPNGSRLKELDQQFPEQAGLTFTQFLISPTWLTLREKGLLII, from the coding sequence TTGTTAACCGCGCCTAAAATACTGCTCATTACTTCGCCGCTTACGCAGCTTAACACACCGTACCCGGCTACAGCCTATTTAAAAGGGTTTTTACAGCAGTACAATTACCAGGTAACCCAAGCTGATTTTGGCCTGGAATTAGTTTTAAAGATTTTTTCCCGTTCTGGTTTAACGCGTGTATTTAACGCCATTGAGCAACAAAACCTTCCGCTTTCGGATAACAGCAAACGTATGGTTCGGCTTAAGCGGTTTTACCTGGCTACTATTGAACCCACTATTCATTTTCTGCAAAATACTGATACCACGCTGGCGCAGCAAATTTGTTATAACGGCTTTCTGCCCGAGGCCTCTCGCTTCGACCAAATAGGTGATTTAGAAGTAGCTTTTGGCGCAATGGGCATTAACGACAAAGCCCGTCATCTGGCTACTCTTTACCTCGAAGACCTCGGTGATTTAATTAAAGAAACTATTTGTCCGCACTTTGGTTTTAGTCGGTATGCCGAAAAACTTGCCTTATCGGCTACTTCTTTCGAGCCATTGCAGCAAGCTTTAACTGATAAGCCAAACCTGGTAGATGCGTTTTTACTGGAATTAGTAGCCGAACGCATGCAGCAGGTTCAACCGGACTTAGTTGGCTTTTCGGTACCTTTCCCGGGAAATTTATACGGAGCTTTACGGTGCGCGCAATACATTAAAGAACAATATCCCGGCGTAAAAACCTTAATGGGCGGCGGTTATCCTAATACCGAATTACGCAGTTTAAACGAGCCCCGCTTTTTCGATTACATAGATTTTGTAACCTTAGACGACGGAGAAGGCCCTTGGTTGAAACTGCTGGAGTATCTGCAAGGAAAGCGAACAGTAGAATTGTTGCAACGCACGTTTTTACGGAAAAATGGCGAGGTTAAGTATTACAACGGCTGCCAGGATGCCAATATTCCGCATACCGAAGTAGGTACCCCAGACTATAGTGATTTACCACTAAATAAATATTTATCGGTAATTGAGGTAATGAACCCCATGCACCGTTTGTGGAGCGATGGCCGCTGGAATAAACTTACGGTGGCGCACGGCTGCTACTGGAAACGCTGTTCTTTCTGCGACGTTACCCTCGATTACATTGCCCGTTACGAAACGGCCCCAGCAACTTTACTCGTAGATCGCATAGAAGCTATTGTTGCGCAAACCGGCCAAACGGGTTTTCATTTTGTAGATGAAGCAGCACCGCCACTGGCTCTGCGCGATTTAGCGATTGAGTTAATCCGGCGAGGAGTAAAAATAACCTGGTGGGGAAATATCCGGTTCGAGAAAACTTTCACCCCAGATATTTGCCGGCTTTTAGCGGCTTCGGGTTGTATTGCGGTGTCGGGTGGTTTAGAAGTAGCCTCAGATCGCTTGCTGGCGAAAATGGAGAAAGGCGTTACGATTGCACAAGTTGCCCGGGTAACCGAAGGTTTTACCCAAGCTGGCATTATGGTACATGCCTACCTCATGTACGGCTTCCCGACACAAACTGCCCAAGAAACCATCGACTCTTTGGAAGTAGTACGACAGCTATTCTGGCATAACGTTATTCAATCCGGGTTCTGGCACCGCTTTTCTATGACAGCCCACAGCCCGGTAGGTAAAAACCCGGAAAAATACGGCGTTCGTAAAATTGGCCCACCCGTAGGCATTTTTGCTAATAACGATCTTTGGCACGACGATCCGCAAGGCTGCGACCACGAGTTGTTTGGAGCAGGTTTAGCAAAAGCTATATATAATTACATGCACGGCATTGGTTTGGAAGAGCCCCTCTCCTTCTGGTTCGACTTTAAGGTAGCGCGTACTACTATCTCGCCGCAACTTATTGCCCAAGCTATTGCCACTCCGAGTAAACCCGACAGTGAAAAACAAAATTTGCGCGTACTTTGGTTGGGAAATTTACCGGAACTGGAAATAATTACGGTAAATAAAAAAGGCAAAAAAACAGAACAAGCTTTACTTACTTTCTACGAAAAAGCTGAAGATTTTCAGATCAGAACAACTCCGGTTATTGGGCAATGGCTAATGGAAATGTTAAGCCAGGTAAGCAGCGAACAACCGAATGGCTCTCGTTTAAAAGAGCTAGATCAACAATTTCCGGAGCAAGCGGGCTTAACTTTTACGCAATTTCTAATTTCTCCTACCTGGCTTACCTTACGCGAAAAAGGGTTACTAATTATTTAA
- a CDS encoding GNAT family N-acetyltransferase produces MRPTATLRRATAADTNLLTIIGEQSFAEAFGEANTPENMAAFLSRVFAPEIVADELATPTTEFYLAELGNEAAGYVKMEYPAPEAQVPFQNVLKISRLYLLRKFLGLGLGDQLMHFCIEKAKLVGCEAIWLTVWEHNLRAVSFYQKWGFYQVGTEDFILGDDVQLDYLLVKQL; encoded by the coding sequence TTGAGACCAACTGCTACTCTTCGTCGCGCCACAGCTGCTGATACAAATTTATTAACCATTATAGGTGAGCAATCTTTTGCCGAAGCATTTGGTGAGGCTAATACGCCTGAAAACATGGCTGCTTTTTTATCCAGGGTGTTTGCTCCCGAAATAGTAGCGGATGAATTGGCTACCCCCACCACCGAATTTTACTTGGCTGAGTTAGGAAACGAAGCTGCTGGTTACGTGAAAATGGAATATCCAGCACCAGAGGCTCAGGTGCCTTTTCAAAACGTATTAAAGATTAGTCGGCTGTATTTGCTTCGCAAATTTCTGGGTTTAGGTTTAGGTGATCAATTAATGCATTTCTGTATTGAGAAAGCCAAATTAGTAGGTTGTGAAGCTATTTGGCTCACGGTTTGGGAACACAACCTTCGGGCTGTTTCTTTTTACCAAAAATGGGGATTTTATCAGGTTGGCACCGAAGACTTTATTTTAGGCGATGATGTTCAATTGGATTATTTGTTGGTAAAGCAATTATAA
- a CDS encoding cation diffusion facilitator family transporter: MHSHSHDHQHHSGHSHSHSVPSNLTRAFLLGIGLNVLFVVIEATTGFWLHSLALLTDAGHNLSDVASLVLALLATRLATKKATDDYTYGFKKSTTLVSLFNAVLLLVAVGAIGWEAFQRLGKPQAIEGQYIALVSGIGILVNAGTALLFIRDKDKDLNVKGAYLHMAADALVSLGVLIAGVIIYYTNWFWIDSVISLIVIGVILWSTWSLLTESLKLSLDGVPTGVNLPAIRQLLTNFPGVQNVHDLHIWAMSTTENALTAHLVVQENTSESLLTSIREELAHHHQINHATIQIEKVNQKVCDQTCEHA, translated from the coding sequence ATGCATTCCCATTCGCACGATCATCAGCATCATTCCGGCCATAGCCACAGCCATAGTGTGCCGAGTAATTTAACCCGGGCTTTTTTGCTAGGCATTGGGTTAAACGTATTGTTCGTGGTTATAGAAGCTACTACTGGTTTCTGGCTGCATTCCCTGGCTTTACTTACCGATGCCGGTCATAATTTAAGCGATGTGGCCAGTCTGGTTTTAGCTTTATTAGCCACTCGTCTGGCCACCAAAAAAGCTACCGACGATTATACTTACGGCTTCAAAAAATCTACTACTTTGGTTTCGCTGTTTAATGCGGTATTACTTTTAGTAGCCGTGGGTGCCATTGGTTGGGAAGCTTTTCAACGCCTCGGGAAACCACAGGCTATAGAGGGCCAGTACATTGCCTTGGTATCTGGCATAGGTATTTTGGTTAATGCCGGTACGGCTTTACTTTTTATACGCGATAAAGATAAAGATTTAAACGTAAAAGGCGCTTACCTGCACATGGCCGCCGATGCGTTGGTGTCGTTGGGTGTGTTAATAGCAGGGGTAATTATTTACTATACCAACTGGTTCTGGATAGATTCGGTAATTAGCTTAATTGTGATTGGGGTTATTTTATGGAGTACCTGGAGCCTGCTAACCGAATCTTTAAAATTGTCTTTAGATGGCGTGCCAACGGGTGTAAATTTACCGGCTATCCGGCAATTACTTACTAATTTTCCGGGCGTACAAAATGTGCACGATTTACATATCTGGGCCATGAGTACCACCGAAAACGCCTTAACTGCCCACCTGGTAGTGCAGGAAAACACTTCTGAATCCCTGCTCACCAGCATCCGGGAGGAATTAGCACATCATCACCAAATCAACCACGCTACCATCCAAATCGAAAAAGTAAATCAAAAAGTTTGCGACCAAACCTGCGAACATGCTTAA
- the uvrB gene encoding excinuclease ABC subunit UvrB, with amino-acid sequence MDFNLTSEYKPTGDQPKAIAQLVEGVQNGEPAQVLLGATGTGKTFTVANVIQQVQKPTLVLCHNKTLAAQLYGEFKQFFPNNAVEYFISYYDYYQPEAYIASSNTFIEKDLAINEEIEKLRLHCTSSLLSGRRDIIVVASVSCIYGIGNPEEFGKNVIYLQPGRRVSRNQLLYQFVQILYSRTEAEFSRGNFRVKGDTVDIFPAYADYAYRIYFFGDEIESIRRIDPASGKMIAEEEQIALYPANLFVTGQDVMQQAIREIQFDLMAQHEYFSKESRDEEAKRIKERTEFDLEMIRELGYCSGIENYSRYFDRRSPGARPFCLLDYFPNDYLMVIDESHVTTPQVRAMWGGDRSRKTALVEWGFRLPSAMDNRPLTFNEFESMMKQTLFVSATPGDYELQKSGGVIVEQIIRPTGLLDPIIEVRPSVNQVDDLLDEIDERIKMGDRILVTTLTKRMAEELSKYMEKLNIKVKYIHSEIKSLDRVEILRELRLGHIDVLIGVNLLREGLDLPEVSLVAVLDADKEGFLRDQRSLIQTTGRAARNSQGKVIMYADRMTGSMQRTIDETNRRRAVQMAYNEANGITPTTVRKSKEEIFEQTAVADARPTPKVYAGPAEVSIAAEPVIQYMKREELEKLIKKTEKQMEGAAKELDFLQAAKYRDELAELRKLLKNKRD; translated from the coding sequence ATGGATTTTAATTTAACTTCTGAATATAAACCCACCGGCGACCAACCTAAAGCTATTGCGCAATTAGTGGAAGGCGTGCAAAACGGCGAACCGGCGCAAGTATTATTAGGCGCCACGGGAACCGGAAAAACCTTTACGGTAGCTAACGTTATTCAGCAGGTGCAAAAACCTACCCTGGTATTGTGCCACAACAAAACATTGGCCGCTCAGCTTTATGGCGAGTTTAAACAGTTCTTCCCGAATAATGCCGTGGAGTATTTTATTTCGTATTACGATTACTACCAACCCGAGGCTTACATAGCTTCTTCTAATACTTTTATTGAGAAAGACTTAGCCATTAACGAAGAAATTGAGAAACTGCGGCTGCACTGTACTTCATCGTTACTGTCGGGGCGGCGCGATATTATTGTGGTGGCATCGGTATCGTGTATTTACGGTATTGGTAACCCCGAAGAATTTGGAAAGAATGTTATTTATTTACAGCCCGGTCGGCGCGTAAGCCGCAATCAATTACTATATCAGTTTGTCCAGATTTTGTATAGCCGCACCGAGGCCGAATTTTCCCGTGGAAATTTCCGGGTGAAAGGTGATACCGTTGATATTTTCCCGGCATACGCGGATTATGCTTACCGAATTTACTTTTTTGGCGACGAGATTGAGTCTATCCGGCGCATTGATCCGGCTTCAGGTAAAATGATCGCCGAAGAAGAGCAGATTGCGTTGTATCCGGCTAACTTATTCGTAACCGGGCAAGACGTTATGCAACAGGCAATCCGCGAAATTCAGTTCGATTTAATGGCGCAGCATGAGTATTTCTCAAAAGAAAGCCGCGACGAAGAAGCCAAAAGAATTAAAGAAAGGACCGAATTTGACCTGGAAATGATCCGGGAATTGGGTTATTGTTCGGGTATCGAAAACTATTCGCGGTATTTTGACCGGCGTAGCCCGGGAGCGCGGCCTTTCTGTTTGTTAGATTATTTCCCGAACGATTACCTGATGGTAATCGACGAAAGCCACGTTACTACACCCCAGGTGCGGGCCATGTGGGGTGGCGACCGCTCCCGCAAAACTGCGTTGGTAGAGTGGGGATTCCGGTTGCCGTCGGCGATGGATAATCGTCCGCTTACTTTCAACGAGTTCGAGTCGATGATGAAGCAGACCTTATTTGTGAGCGCCACACCCGGCGATTATGAACTTCAGAAATCCGGAGGGGTAATAGTTGAGCAAATTATCCGGCCAACCGGTCTGCTGGATCCCATAATTGAGGTAAGACCTAGCGTAAATCAGGTAGATGATTTACTCGATGAAATTGACGAACGCATTAAAATGGGCGATCGCATATTGGTTACTACCCTCACTAAACGTATGGCCGAAGAGCTTTCCAAGTACATGGAGAAATTGAACATTAAAGTAAAATACATCCATTCCGAAATTAAGTCTTTAGATAGGGTAGAGATATTACGGGAACTGCGTTTGGGGCATATTGATGTGTTAATCGGGGTAAACTTACTGCGCGAAGGCTTGGATTTACCGGAAGTATCGTTGGTGGCCGTGCTGGATGCTGATAAAGAAGGCTTCCTCCGCGATCAGCGCTCGTTGATTCAAACTACTGGTCGGGCTGCCCGGAATAGCCAGGGTAAAGTAATTATGTACGCCGATCGCATGACAGGTTCTATGCAACGTACCATTGATGAGACTAACCGTAGACGGGCAGTGCAAATGGCTTACAACGAAGCAAATGGTATTACACCAACCACGGTACGTAAATCGAAAGAAGAAATATTTGAGCAAACGGCGGTGGCAGATGCCCGACCAACTCCGAAAGTATACGCCGGACCTGCCGAAGTATCTATTGCTGCGGAACCAGTAATACAGTACATGAAGCGCGAAGAGCTCGAAAAGCTCATTAAGAAAACGGAAAAGCAAATGGAAGGCGCTGCCAAAGAGCTAGACTTCCTGCAAGCTGCCAAGTACCGCGATGAGCTCGCTGAATTACGCAAGTTGTTGAAAAATAAACGTGATTAA
- a CDS encoding class I SAM-dependent methyltransferase, translated as MSQNTETKSTVAEIRERFDNDVARFSNLETGQQSTVDAPISLELITDAVKSITPNASRLLDIGCGAGNYTLKMLSKIPDMACTLVDLSKPMLLKARERVAAATSNSVEIKQADIRELDLPENHYCTILAGAVLHHLRTDEEWEAVFTKLYKTLKPGGSFWISDLIIHDMTSINNLIWKKYGEYLEQLGGTAYREKVLAYIQKEDTPRSLNYQLDLMKKVGFKQVEVLHKNLCFAAFGGIK; from the coding sequence ATGAGTCAAAATACAGAAACAAAATCAACCGTAGCCGAAATAAGAGAGCGGTTTGATAATGACGTAGCGCGATTTTCTAATTTAGAAACTGGTCAGCAATCAACGGTTGATGCTCCCATAAGTTTAGAGTTGATAACGGATGCGGTAAAATCCATAACTCCAAACGCTTCGCGGTTATTGGATATTGGTTGTGGAGCCGGCAATTATACCTTAAAAATGCTAAGCAAAATCCCGGATATGGCTTGTACCTTAGTAGATTTAAGTAAGCCTATGCTTTTAAAAGCCCGGGAAAGAGTTGCCGCTGCTACCTCCAATTCAGTAGAAATAAAGCAAGCCGACATCCGGGAGTTGGATTTACCCGAAAATCACTACTGTACCATTCTGGCCGGAGCCGTTTTGCATCATTTACGTACCGACGAAGAATGGGAAGCCGTATTTACTAAACTCTACAAAACCTTAAAACCCGGCGGCAGTTTCTGGATTTCGGATTTAATTATACACGATATGACTTCTATTAATAACTTAATCTGGAAAAAATACGGCGAGTACCTGGAGCAATTAGGGGGTACTGCTTACCGAGAGAAAGTTCTGGCTTACATTCAAAAAGAAGACACGCCTCGTTCTCTTAATTACCAACTTGATTTAATGAAAAAAGTTGGTTTTAAACAAGTAGAGGTACTGCACAAAAATCTTTGCTTTGCTGCCTTTGGCGGAATAAAGTAA
- a CDS encoding SH3 domain-containing protein: protein MKTNLLYLLSFYFISGCAPTLSPSSYEGSSNYKPINETYTAGRSGVSLRRIPKIFAPVSKNIQVGDTVYVYGRLNHDWYVVRRNGRKYFAPFRNIYQFRTTVTTAKTYQPIPDSSTLHLIHIPLLAE from the coding sequence ATGAAAACAAATTTACTTTATCTACTAAGCTTTTATTTTATCTCGGGCTGCGCGCCTACTCTCTCCCCTTCCTCCTACGAAGGAAGCAGCAATTATAAGCCAATTAATGAAACTTACACCGCCGGAAGAAGCGGCGTATCCCTGAGAAGAATCCCAAAGATTTTTGCTCCCGTATCTAAAAATATTCAGGTAGGCGATACGGTTTATGTATATGGCCGATTAAACCACGATTGGTACGTTGTGCGCCGAAACGGAAGAAAGTATTTTGCTCCTTTTAGAAATATTTATCAGTTCCGGACAACGGTAACCACCGCTAAAACTTACCAACCCATTCCTGATTCCTCTACCCTGCATCTTATTCATATTCCACTATTGGCTGAATAG
- a CDS encoding RNA polymerase sigma factor, whose protein sequence is MKLFTRHLSEDDELIAGCIAGKRDMQRRLYDKYAARMMAVCLRYSKTSFEAEDVLQEGFVKVFGNIQNFKRDCPVEFWIRKIMVNTALKQHRQKMHVSSVAEVEQVEKHPEEEFIFSNYAFEELLDMVQQLAPRYQLVFNLYAIEGYSHKEIAAQLDISEGTSKSQYSRARAILKEMIERKEKKYNERIIR, encoded by the coding sequence TTGAAACTTTTTACGCGCCATTTATCTGAAGATGATGAACTGATCGCAGGGTGTATTGCCGGTAAGCGGGATATGCAGCGTCGGTTATACGACAAATACGCTGCCCGAATGATGGCGGTATGTCTGCGGTATTCTAAAACCAGTTTTGAAGCGGAAGATGTGTTGCAGGAAGGGTTTGTGAAAGTGTTTGGGAATATTCAAAATTTTAAACGCGATTGTCCGGTAGAGTTTTGGATTCGCAAGATTATGGTGAATACCGCTTTAAAACAGCACCGGCAAAAAATGCACGTGAGCTCAGTGGCAGAAGTGGAACAGGTAGAAAAACATCCGGAAGAAGAATTTATATTTTCGAATTACGCCTTCGAAGAGCTGCTGGATATGGTGCAGCAATTAGCGCCCCGTTACCAGTTAGTTTTTAACTTATACGCCATCGAAGGTTATTCCCATAAAGAAATTGCGGCTCAATTGGATATTTCGGAAGGTACTTCCAAATCTCAGTATTCGCGGGCGCGGGCAATTTTAAAAGAAATGATTGAAAGAAAAGAAAAAAAATACAATGAAAGAATCATCAGATAA
- a CDS encoding AraC family transcriptional regulator, with protein sequence METTTLHIKNMVCPRCISTVTRVLQEQGLEVNNVQLGSAQVTGEPDFSRIDAALQPEGFALLQDRDRQLVEKIKNTLIDYLQHFETAYQPVTTSVYLSEKLGLDYSYLSKVFSRLEPLTIEKYFILLKIERVKELLSYGQLTLSEIAHQLQYSSVQHLSNQFKKITGQSVSEYKNSIHPVRTPLDAIG encoded by the coding sequence GTGGAAACTACTACTTTACATATTAAAAACATGGTATGCCCGCGCTGCATTAGCACGGTTACCCGTGTACTCCAGGAACAAGGTTTAGAGGTAAACAATGTGCAGCTCGGTAGTGCTCAAGTTACCGGTGAACCTGATTTTTCCCGCATTGATGCCGCTCTGCAACCCGAAGGTTTTGCGTTACTTCAAGACCGCGACCGGCAATTGGTAGAGAAAATTAAAAATACCTTAATCGATTATTTACAACACTTTGAAACGGCTTACCAACCGGTTACCACTTCGGTTTATTTATCCGAAAAACTGGGCTTGGATTATTCTTATTTAAGTAAAGTATTCTCGCGCCTGGAGCCACTTACCATCGAAAAGTATTTTATTTTATTAAAAATTGAGCGGGTAAAAGAACTGCTCTCTTATGGCCAGTTAACTCTAAGCGAAATTGCTCACCAGTTACAATACAGCAGCGTGCAGCATTTATCGAATCAGTTTAAAAAAATTACCGGCCAATCGGTGAGCGAGTATAAAAACAGTATTCATCCGGTTCGTACGCCACTCGATGCTATTGGTTAA